In the Aeromicrobium fastidiosum genome, CGCAGGGCGAGGGTGTCCTCGATGCGTCCGGTGCGACCGATGAACGGCCCCGTCGTGAGGGCCGAGCGGACGCGGAGCTGCTCGGCCGCCTCGGCCGGCGAGCCGAACGCCGCGACGAAACGGATCGACTGGTGCCCCGGGCCGTCGGTCAGGCCACGGCCCGTGAACGTCGGCGACGTGAGCTCGCCCACCCGGCTGAGCGCGGCGCGGGCCTGCGCCTGCACGGTCGCATCGGCCTGGGCGAACGACGTGGCCCGGCAGCCGAAGGCACGCCCCTGCAGCACCGCCGTGTCGGAACCGACCAGAGACTGCGCGACGTCCGCGAGCGGCCGGACGGACAGTGCCGATGCCCTGGTGCCGGCGATCGTCGCCAGCACGTCGGGGACATAGCCGGCGCGGTCGGCCGCGACGACGAGCCGCCGGTCGCGCACGAACGACAGGTTGCCGAGGGTGCTTGCGAGCTCGGGTCCCACGCTCGACCCGTTGGCCGAGTCGAGCGACCAGACGTCGCCGCTGCGGGTGTATCCCAGACGGCCGAGCCGCTTCTCGACCGCGTCGATCGACACACCGTCGGAGAACCGTCCCACCATCGCGGCACCACCCGGTGCCCGGCCGTAGGACTCCCAGTCGAGGTCGGCCGCCGACCAGCCGTAGGCGTCGTGCATGTCCTCGACGAACCCGCCGATGACCGAGCGGGTGGTCAGGTCGCGCAGCGATGCGTCGTCGGCCAGCGCGGCCCGGCCGGCGGCGGTCGACGCCGAGCCGAGGCCCAGGCTGCGACGGATGCCCGCCCAGTCGGTGAAGCCCGCGACCACGGTGTCGCGCGGCAGGGCGTCGAGCGCCTGGCTCAGCGCCGGACGCGGATCGGCGGCGCGACCCGAGGCCCACGACCCGGCGGACACGGCCAGGGCGATCGCGACCAGCGGCGCCACCACGAGGATCAGGGAACGACTAGGACGCATGTCGGTCGCACCTCCTGACATCGTCCGTTCATCTCCTCAGGGGACAATACGCACCATGGCAAGTGAACGGATCACGACCGCAGCGGGTGGAGTCGTGTGGCGCAAGCGTCCCGGGACACGTCGGCCGGAGACCCGCGTCGACGTCCTCGTCGTCCACCGCCCGTCGTACGACGACTGGACGTTCCCGAAGGGCAAGACCGATCCGGGCGAGACGCTGCAGCAGACCGCGGTGCGCGAGATCGGCGAGGAGGCCGGCGTGCGCGTGCGCCTCGGCCATCCGCTCCGGCCCGTGACCTACCCGATCAGCGGCGGCACCAAGATCGTCTCCTACTGGAGCGCCCGGATGACGGGCACCGACGACGAGACCCCGTTCGTGCCCAACAAGGAGGTCGACGAGATCCGCTGGGTCGGTCTCGCCGAGGCGCGGACGCTGCTGACGTACGACCACGACCTCGGACTGCTCGAGGAGTTCCGCGCGCTGCGCGAGCGGCAGGCGCACCGCACCCGGACGCTCGTCGTGCTGCGTCACGCCAAGGCCGAGGCGCGTTCGGCCGACGTCGACGACCTCGACCGTCCGCTGACCCCGGTCGGCGAGGCGCGCGCCGCAGACCTCGTACCGGTGCTCGACGCGTACGGCGTCGAGCGGGTCGTGACGAGCCCGGCGGTGCGGTGCGCGCAGACCGTCGAGCCGTACGCCCGGTCGATCGCGACGTTCCTCGAGGTCGACGACCGATTGTCCGAGCAGACCAGCGTCGTCCACGTGCGGCGATCCCTCGCGACGCTGATGGATCGCAAGAAGCCGGTCGTGCTGTGCAGCCACCGCCCGACCCTGCCCTGGGTGCTCGACGCGATCGGCACCGAGCTCGAGGAGTTGGCCCCCGGTCAGGGTGTCGTGGTGCACCACCGCGGCGGGGTGATCCACGCCACGGAGAAGCTGCTCTGACCAGCGGTTCGTCTCGACCGTTACGGCGCCGTTCACCCTGCGTTCACTCTCGCGCGGAGATCGATACATCTGCGCTGCCTACGTTCACCGGGTACGTATCATCTGATCCCAGAGAGGGACCCCCGTGAACCGCAAGAACCTGCGCATCGCCGCCCCGGCCGCCATGCTCGCCCTCGCACTCGGCCTGAGCGCCTGTGGCGCCGGCAACGAAGACTCGTCCTCCGACTCGAGCGGCTCCGGAGACTCCGGCAGCAAGATCTCAGGCACCCTGAACGGCGCCGGATCCAGCGCCCAGGAAGCCGCCGTCGCCGCCTGGAAGAAGCAGTTCCAGACCGCCAACCCCGACGCCACGGTCAACTACGACCCGGTCGGCTCGGGCGGCGGCCGTGAGCAGTTCATCGCGGGCGGCGTGCAGTTCGCCGGTTCCGACGCCTACCTGACGGACGAGGAGCTCGCCTCCGCCAAGGAGAAGTGCGGCAGCGACATCGTCGAGGTGCCCACGTACGTCAGCCCCATCGCCGTGGTCTACAACCTCGACGGCGTCGACGACCTGAACCTCTCGGCCAAGACGATCGGCGAGATCTTCGAGGGCAAGATCACCAAGTGGGACGACGCGGCCATCAAGGCCGACAACCCCGACGCCGACCTGCCCGACAGCAACATCACGGCCGTGCACCGCTCGGACGACTCGGGCACCACGAAGAACTTCACCGACTACCTCGACAAGGCGTCCGAGGGCGGCTGGAGCGGCGGAGTCGTCGAGACGTGGCCGCTGAAGGGTGGCGAGGCTGCCGAGGGCACCTCGGGCGTCATCTCCGCCGTCCAGGGCGGCAACGGCACGATCGGCTACGCCGACGAGAGCCAGGCCGGCGAGCTCGGCAAGGCCAACGTCAAGGTCGGCGACGACTTCGTCGCTCCGACCCCCGAGGCCGCCGCCAAGGTGCTCGACACGGCCAAGCCCGTCGAGGGCCGCGACGCGACCGACATCGCCGTCGACATCGACCGCACGACGACCGAGTCAGGCGTCTACCCCATCGTCCTCGCGTCGTACCAGATCGCCTGCCAGACGCAGAAGGACGCCGCGACGGCCGATCTCGTCAAGGGCTGGCTGACCTACGTGACGAGCACCGAGGGTCAGTCCGCTGCGGCTGAGACCGCCGGCTCGGCACCGCTCTCGGGCGACTTCGCCTCGAAGGTCCAGGCCGCGGTCGAGACGATCAAGGCTTCCTGAGCCACCTGCTCCTTGGGCTTGTCGAAAGACCTCTTCGACAAGCCCAAGGAGCGTTCGTCCGCCACCCCACCACCCCTCTTCGCTGAAAGGCACCGCCTGTGACCAGCACGCTGGAACCCCGTCGCAAGCGCTCGACCGTCGTCCGTCCCGGTGACCGCATCTTCTCGGGTCTGTCGACCAGCGCGGGAATCCTCATCCTGCTGGTCCTCGCCGGCGTCGCGGCCTTCCTCACGATCGAGGGCGTGCCCGGCATCACCGCCAGCCCCGACGAGGTCAAGAGCGGCGAGAGCTTCCTGCCGTACGTCTGGCCCCTCGTCTACGGCACGCTGCTCGCCGCGACGATCGCCCTCATCATCGCGGTGCCCGTCGCGATCGGCGTCGCCCTGTTCATCTCGCACTACTCGCCCCGCAAGCTCGGACAGGTGCTCGGCTACCTGATCGACCTGCTCGCCGCGGTGCCCAGCGTCGTCTACGGCCTGTGGGGCATCGGCTTCCTGGCCCCGAAGATGGCACCCATCTACGCGTGGCTCGAGACCCACCTCGGCTTCATCCCGTTCTTCGCCGGCCCCGCATCGGCCACGGGCCGCACGATCATGACGGCGTCCATCGTGCTGGCGGTCATGATCCTGCCGATCATGACCGCGATCTGCCGCGAGATCTTCCTGCAGACGCCCCGCCTGCACGAGGAGGCCGCGCTCGCGCTCGGCGCCACCCGCTGGGAGATGGCCCGCATGGCGATCTTCCCGTACGCGCGCTCCGGCATCGTCTCGGCCGCGATGCTCGGCCTCGGCCGCGCACTGGGCGAGACGCTCGCCGTCGCGATGGTGCTCTCGGTCTCGGCCGGCACCGTCACCGCCAACCTGATCAGCAGCACCAACCCCAGCACGATCGCCGCCAACATCGCCCTCAGCTTCGGCGAGGCCAGCGGCAAGACCGTCAACGTCCTGATCGCCAGCGGCCTGGTGCTGTTCGTGATCACCTTCCTCGTCAACTTCGCAGCGCGGGCCATCGTGGACCGCCGCAAGGAATTCTCCGGAGCCAACTGATGACGACCACTCTCACGCCGCCTCCCGTCGACGTCCAGAAGGAGCTGCACGGTGCCCAGCTCCCGGCCCGCGCCCCCCTCGGGGTGGTGTGCGGCGGCCTGGTCGTCGGTGCCGCGCTCTACCTCGGGGCCGGCGTCAACCTGATGCTCGCCGCGCTGGTCGTGTTCGCGATCAGCCTGCTGCTGCCGGCCTGGTCGGCCGCGGTCGAGGGACGCCGCAAGGCCACGGACCGCCTCGTCACCGTGCTGGTGACCTCGTCGTTCGTGCTCGCGATGTTCCCGCTGTTCAGCATCTTGGTGACGGTCATCAGCAAGGGCTCGA is a window encoding:
- the pstC gene encoding phosphate ABC transporter permease subunit PstC; this translates as MTSTLEPRRKRSTVVRPGDRIFSGLSTSAGILILLVLAGVAAFLTIEGVPGITASPDEVKSGESFLPYVWPLVYGTLLAATIALIIAVPVAIGVALFISHYSPRKLGQVLGYLIDLLAAVPSVVYGLWGIGFLAPKMAPIYAWLETHLGFIPFFAGPASATGRTIMTASIVLAVMILPIMTAICREIFLQTPRLHEEAALALGATRWEMARMAIFPYARSGIVSAAMLGLGRALGETLAVAMVLSVSAGTVTANLISSTNPSTIAANIALSFGEASGKTVNVLIASGLVLFVITFLVNFAARAIVDRRKEFSGAN
- the pstS gene encoding phosphate ABC transporter substrate-binding protein PstS, encoding MNRKNLRIAAPAAMLALALGLSACGAGNEDSSSDSSGSGDSGSKISGTLNGAGSSAQEAAVAAWKKQFQTANPDATVNYDPVGSGGGREQFIAGGVQFAGSDAYLTDEELASAKEKCGSDIVEVPTYVSPIAVVYNLDGVDDLNLSAKTIGEIFEGKITKWDDAAIKADNPDADLPDSNITAVHRSDDSGTTKNFTDYLDKASEGGWSGGVVETWPLKGGEAAEGTSGVISAVQGGNGTIGYADESQAGELGKANVKVGDDFVAPTPEAAAKVLDTAKPVEGRDATDIAVDIDRTTTESGVYPIVLASYQIACQTQKDAATADLVKGWLTYVTSTEGQSAAAETAGSAPLSGDFASKVQAAVETIKAS
- a CDS encoding NUDIX hydrolase, with protein sequence MASERITTAAGGVVWRKRPGTRRPETRVDVLVVHRPSYDDWTFPKGKTDPGETLQQTAVREIGEEAGVRVRLGHPLRPVTYPISGGTKIVSYWSARMTGTDDETPFVPNKEVDEIRWVGLAEARTLLTYDHDLGLLEEFRALRERQAHRTRTLVVLRHAKAEARSADVDDLDRPLTPVGEARAADLVPVLDAYGVERVVTSPAVRCAQTVEPYARSIATFLEVDDRLSEQTSVVHVRRSLATLMDRKKPVVLCSHRPTLPWVLDAIGTELEELAPGQGVVVHHRGGVIHATEKLL